From Primulina huaijiensis isolate GDHJ02 chromosome 15, ASM1229523v2, whole genome shotgun sequence, one genomic window encodes:
- the LOC140959059 gene encoding SNW/SKI-interacting protein A-like, whose amino-acid sequence MVVLKDILPKAKSSVNTNYDHTNDPWFKSRYSLSEAENVETFKAKPVPPYLKRAGFKPSKPEDFGDGGAFPEIHYAQHPLGMGRSTGQKPSGKTLPLTVDESGNLRYDSIVRQNENAKKIVYSQHSDLVPMVVKDKDEAEEEMDVDEKQKEIDETTQDTKAALEKIVNVRLSAAQPKNVPTQSSDSKFIKYKPSQQSAAFNSGAKERIIRMVEMPVDPLEPPKFKHKRVPKASGSPPVPVMHSPPRPVTVKDQQDWKIPPCISNWKNAKGYTIPLDKRLAADGRGLQDVQINDNFAKLSEALYVAEQKAREAVAVRSKVQKEMMMKEKEKKEMELRELARKARSERTGVAPAAAVPMPSERGAINGGDIRMDYESVRDAPKETKEERDERSNREKIREERRRERERERRLEAKDAAMGKKSKITRDRDRDISEKVALGMASTGGRGGEVMYDQRLFNQEKGMDSGFATDDAYNIYDKGLFTAQSTMNTLYKPKKDVDDEMYGGEDEQLEKLIKTERFKPDKAFAGTSERTGPRDRPVEFDKEQQPEEDPFGLDQFLTEVKTGKKAMDKVGSGGTLKASAGSMRDGFEGSGRSRINFERGR is encoded by the coding sequence ATGGTGGTATTGAAAGACATTCTTCCAAAGGCAAAGTCATCGGTAAATACAAATTATGATCACACCAACGATCCATGGTTTAAAAGTAGGTACAGTTTGTCTGAGGCTGAGAACGTAGAGACCTTCAAGGCCAAGCCAGTGCCCCCATACTTGAAACGGGCTGGATTTAAGCCCTCAAAACCTGAGGACTTCGGGGATGGAGGGGCATTCCCTGAAATTCACTACGCACAACACCCACTTGGCATGGGCCGGAGTACTGGTCAGAAGCCTTCTGGGAAGACTTTACCCCTCACTGTGGATGAGAGCGGGAACTTGAGATACGATTCTATTGTGAGGCAGAATGAGAATGCAAAGAAGATTGTATATTCACAGCATTCAGATTTGGTTCCCATGGTTGTGAAGGATAAAGATGAAGCGGAGGAGGAGATGGATGTGGATGAGAAGCAGAAAGAGATCGATGAGACTACACAAGACACCAAGGCTGCCCTTGAGAAGATTGTTAATGTGAGGTTGAGTGCTGCGCAGCCCAAAAATGTTCCCACTCAGTCCTCAGATTCTAAGTTTATTAAGTACAAACCATCACAGCAGTCTGCAGCTTTTAACTCGGGGGCCAAGGAGAGAATCATTCGGATGGTAGAGATGCCAGTAGATCCTTTGGAGCCTCCCAAGTTTAAGCACAAGAGGGTTCCAAAGGCTTCTGGTTCTCCACCAGTGCCAGTTATGCATTCTCCGCCTCGTCCTGTTACTGTGAAGGACCAACAAGACTGGAAAATCCCACCTTGTATTTCTAATTGGAAAAATGCCAAGGGTTACACCATACCACTGGATAAGCGTCTGGCTGCAGATGGGCGGGGTCTTCAGGATGTACAGATAAATGATAATTTTGCCAAGTTATCAGAGGCTTTGTATGTTGCTGAACAGAAAGCAAGAGAGGCTGTTGCAGTGCGATCCAAGGTTCAGAAGGAGATGATGATGAAAGAAAAGGAGAAGAAGGAAATGGAACTACGAGAGTTGGCACGAAAGGCACGATCTGAGAGAACTGGTGTTGCTCCAGCTGCTGCTGTGCCAATGCCTTCTGAGAGGGGTGCAATCAATGGCGGTGACATAAGGATGGATTATGAGAGCGTAAGAGATGCCCCAAAGGAAACCAAGGAAGAGAGAGATGAAAGATCGAATCGGGAGAAAATTCGCGAGGAGCGGCGTAGAGAGAGGGAGAGAGAGAGGAGGCTGGAGGCGAAAGATGCTGCTATGGGGAAGAAGAGCAAAATTACGAGGGATAGAGACCGTGATATTAGTGAGAAAGTTGCTCTTGGAATGGCCTCCACTGGAGGAAGGGGAGGTGAAGTTATGTACGATCAGAGGTTGTTCAACCAGGAGAAAGGAATGGATTCTGGTTTTGCCACGGATGATGCTTACAACATCTATGACAAGGGCCTGTTTACTGCTCAATCAACTATGAATACTCTATATAAACCTAAGAAAGATGTAGATGATGAGATGTATGGAGGTGAAGATGAGCAGCTAGAGAAGTTAATCAAAACCGAGCGTTTCAAGCCTGACAAGGCATTTGCAGGTACTTCTGAGAGGACTGGGCCTAGAGATAGGCCTGTTGAGTTTGACAAGGAGCAGCAGCCCGAGGAAGATCCCTTTGGCTTGGATCAGTTTTTGACGGAGGTCAAGACTGGCAAGAAAGCCATGGACAAAGTTGGGAGTGGAGGTACCTTAAAGGCCAGTGCTGGATCCATGCGAGATGGCTTTGAAGGGTCAGGTAGGTCGCGAATCAACTTTGAGAGGGGTCGCTAA
- the LOC140958263 gene encoding uncharacterized protein — protein sequence MSAGELPRTEAYVLRGHEGAVLAARFNGNGEYCLSCGKDRTIRLWNPHRGLHIKTYKSHGREVRDVHVTSDNSKLCSCGGDRQVFYWDVATGRVIRKFRGHDSEVNAVKFNEYSSVVMSAGYDRSVRAWDCRSHSTEPIQIIDTFSDSVMSICLTKTEIIAGSVDGTVRTFDIRIGREISDDLGQPVNCISLSNDSNCVLASCLDSTLRLLDRTTGELLQEYRGHTSKSFKMDCCLTNTDAHVTGGSEDGFIYFWDLVDASVVSSFRAHSSVVTSVSYHPKDSCMISASVDGSIRVWKA from the exons ATGAGCGCCGGGGAATTGCCGAGGACGGAGGCGTACGTGCTACGAGGGCACGAGGGCGCGGTGTTAGCGGCCAGGTTCAACGGTAACGGCGAGTACTGCCTCAGCTGCGGCAAAGATCGCACGATACGGCTTTGGAATCCTCACCGGGGATTGCATATCAAGACCTACAAGTCCCACGGCCGCGAAGTTCGCGATGTCCATGTCACCTC GGATAATTCAAAGCTTTGTTCATGTGGAGGAGATAGGCAAGTGTTTTACTGGGATGTGGCTACTGGTCGTGTTATTCGGAAATTTCGTGGCCATGATAGTGAG GTGAATGCTGTGAAATTTAACGAGTATTCATCAGTGGTAATGTCAGCTGGCTATGATCGTTCTGTGCGTGCTTGGGACTGCAGATCTCACAGCACCGAACCCATTCAG ATAATCGACACATTTTCTGATAGTGTGATGTCCATTTGTCTAACAAAAACTGAGATAATTGCCGGAAGTGTTGACGGAACTGTGCGAACATTTGATATTCGAATTGGTAG GGAAATATCCGATGACCTGGGGCAGCCCGTCAACTGTATTTCTCTCTCAAATGATAGTAATTGTGTGTTAGCCAGTTGTCTGGATTCCACTCTGCGTCTTTTAGACAG AACAACTGGTGAACTTTTGCAAGAATACAGAGGCCATACCAGCAAG TCTTTTAAGATGGACTGCTGCCTTACGAACACAGATGCCCATGTGACTGGTGGTTCAGAAGatggttttatttatttttgggatCTTGTGGATGCATCTGTTGTATCTAGTTTTCGAGCTCATTCGTCTGTG GTGACTAGTGTAAGTTATCACCCCAAGGACAGTTGTATGATTTCTGCTTCGGTTGATGGATCAATTCGCGTCTGGAAAGCctga